The genomic stretch ACAACCAAAAAGTCAAAGAGTGAACGTATCCAGTTCAATTTCAAGACCAACCAGGGCTGGTACGAACGTGCCCTGCCGGAATATGAGCGTACCAATCCCTTCCAGTTCATGGAGGTTGAATACCAGAACGCAGCCAACGCATTCGTACACGGCGGAGGTGACCGTACGGACAAACAGGCAATTTTAAATGCCGTGAACAGCACACTTATTCCCGACAGACTTTATGTCAACATCTTCAACAAACCAGACGACCAGCTTTTCACCCTCGATGGGAAAATGGCTGCCGACGCCTCTATCATTGACGGGTATGCCGGCGATTTGGACTGGTTTGACCAGGCCACACGCAAAGGATATCGTTCGGAATACCAGTTCTCGGGATCGGGTGCTACAAGCAAGAGCGACTATTACTTCTCACTCTCCTATCTTGATGAGAACGGATATATGAAAGATTCCGGGTTTGACCGTCTGACAGGACGCATGGCTGTCAACATCAAACCTGTGAAATGGTTACGGGCCGGCATGAGCATCAACGCCTCACATCAGAAGTTCCAGAACACGTCAAACGGTGTCGGGGACGGCTCGTCATCATACAGCAATCCTTTCTATTTCTGCCGCTATATGGCTCCCATTTACCCGGTACACTCGCACTATACGGAAACTGGAACGGTATATGACAATGCCGGAACCCCCATACAGGTGAATAAGGGGGATTATGTGCTTGACGGTGCCGGAAACCCGCAATGGGACGGCGGAAGCTATATCATCTACGACCAGAACGGAAACCCTCAGGAGGTCATAACCCGCAATCAGAACCGTGACCGCCACGTGATATGGGAGTCGGAATTGAATGATAGTCGGACAATACGCAATACACTCAACGGGATAGGTTATCTTGATCTCGTGCTGCCCTACGGCTTTACCGCAACCCTTAAAGCAAATGTGAACACACGTAACAGCGATTATTACAAATACGAGAATGCGGTCATCGGTGATGCACGTGGTACTGTTTCCGAGGACGGTTCCATCTCGGGTCGCAACGGGGCTCTTGCCAAAACCCTCTATACCTACAAGAACTGGACTCTACAGGAGCAGCTGCGCTGGAACATGACCTATAATGACAGACATAACATCGAAGTCCTTCTTGGGCACGAGAACTACAGCTATCGTTATGACTATACCTATACAAGCAAGACCAACGAGGCTTTTCCAAACAGGTATGCGCTTTCCAACTTCTCTGAAATGGCAAGTATCTCGGGATACAAAACCCGCTACCGCACTGAATCCTATCTGGCGCGCGTACAGTATGGATATGACAACCGGTACAATATCGAAGCCTCATTCCGCCGTGACGGTTCCAGCCGTTTCGCAAAGGAATCACGGTGGGGAAACTTCGGTTCGCTGGGTGCCAACTGGGTCTTCAGCAACGAGGAGTTTATGAAAAAATATAGATGGCTCAATCAGGGCAAGTTGCGGGCAAGCTGGGGACAGGTAGGTAATGATTCCGGCTCCGGTTACTACGCATATTATGGCCTTTACGGATCATGGACCCAGAATTCCAAGCCGGCATACGTTGTAAGTCAGAATCCGGCAAGAGACCTGCATTGGGAAACCGGAGAATCATGGGGCGCAGCTGTTGAAGGACGTCTGTTCAACCGGCTGAATCTCTCCGTTGAATATTTTGACAAAAGGAATAAGGACCTTATTTTCAGCGTATATGCCCCCAGTTCAGCAGGAGGTACCAGCACAGGTTCCTCCACATCAACCACAGACAGGAACATAGGTACAATCTCCAACCGCGGCTGGGAGATCTCCGCTGATTTCGATATCGTGAAGAGCAAGGATTGGACTGTCAGCGTATCCGCAAACCTTACCACCACCAAGAACAAGATCGTCAAACTTCCCGAACAGAATAAAAAGAAAACCGTATATCCCATTGATCCATCAGGAAAGCTTGGACAAAGGGAGGACCTGCCTGTCGGCATAACTTCCGGCAGCTATCTCATCTCCGAAGGCAAGTCACGATATGACTACTATACATACCATTGGGCAGGAGTGGACGAGATGGATGGACAGTCGCTTTACGAGGCAAATCTTAATGATTATTATATTGTACTTCCTGACGGGTCACAGCTTGGTGGCAAGCAGAAACTCAACGATGAAGGAGAACTGATGTGGGACGCCAACGGCAATCCCGTCCAGGGAGCCACCGAGCTTGCTCCCGAGAACTACAGGCTGATCAACGGGAAATATTATGTGCTCAAGACCACCTATGCCCAAAAGAAATGGGCAGGCAGCGCGCTTCCTACCACATACGGTTCCTTCTCGGCAAACATACGCTGGAAGAACATCAACATATCTGCAATGTTCACCTATTCGCTTGGTGGAAAGATATACGACAGCCCTTATTCCAGCCTGATGACACCCGGACAAAGTGCCGGAAATTACCATGTGGACCTGTACAACAACGCCTGGCGGATCAACGACAGGTCCAATGCCATGATAACCACTTACAAGAATGCCTATGATGACGCCTACAATGCTGCTATTGCAGCAGGCCAGACTACATCAGAGGCGAACTATGCCGGATATTATGCGGCAAACAAGGCTGTGGACGGCAATGGACGTATCAATCCCAACACCAATCCCGAGATCAATAATCTGACCAGTACCGACAATAATGCTGGAAGTGACCGCTGGTTGGTCAGCCGTAACTATCTTTGCTTTAAGAATCTAAATATAAGTTACACTCTTCCGAAAAGATGGACAGCAAAGGTCAACCTTTCCACTGTCCGTTTCTTATTCTCGGCCGAGAACATACACCTCTGGTCGGCCCGTAAAGGTATGAACCCCATGATGGGAATAGGTGGCGGCCAGAGCAACTATCTGGTTCCGGCCCGTGTCTTCACATTCGGTATTAATGCAACCATTTAACATTTGGAAAGATGAAAAAGATATATAATATAGTTTCAATGGCAATTCTGCTTTTCTGTACAGCAGCCTGTTCAGATTCGTATCTTGAACTCAGTCCGGAATCAAGCGTTTCAGACGAGGTGATTTTTGAGAATGCCGATGCCGCACAATACGCCGTGAACGGACTGGGTCGGATCATGAGCACACAGTACCTGGGCACACAGGGGTACAACGGAGAAGGTACTGTTTATGCGTATCAGGGCGAATATCCTGGAGATGTGATACAGAAAGGCAGCTACACCGGCTGGCAGAATCTCGCGAAAGGCAACTATTTTACCAGCAGTACGAACAGCAACATCCATGTAACATGGTACTACTATTACAAACTCATCAGAAATGCTAACCAGATTCTAGACAACTGCAAGACGGGGCTTGCCAACGTGGCGGAGCAACGTAAATGGGACTATATAAAGGCACAGGCGCTGGTCTACCGTGCCTACTCCTACACCATGCTCTCACAGCTGTACAGTCGAAGATGGACAGATGCAGACGGCTTGCAGCGCGGTCTTGTACTGCGTACCACAGTAAACAATGACGAAATGCCATGCTCCACTATGGCGGAGACATTCGAACTGATCTACCATGACCTTGATGAGGCCATCAGCCTTTTCACATCATGCGGATACGATCGGCCTGTCGATGTGGACAAGAGGTGGATGGCGAACCTTGATGTGGCCCATGCCGTCTATTCACGGGCAGCTCTTATACGTAATGACTGGCAGACAGTCATCACCCATTCACAGGAAGCTCGCAGGAACTACTCCATCATGACTCCCGATGAGTATAAGGCAGGATTCAACACAGCCAATCAAGAATGGATATGGGAGGTGTTCGAGGATGACACACAGCCTGTTCATTACTATTCATTCTATAACTATATGAGCGCCAGCTGTCTCGGTTCTGCATCCCGCACTTATCCACCATGTATAAGCAAACAGATAGTAGATCCGATTGATCCCGCAGACAAGCGGCTCGCCATTTATGCCATTCCGACTCCGGAAGAAGTGGGCGATGTTTCCAAAGTCAGCGGCTCGGGTAAGGTGACCAAAGGTGATTTCTACAACCGTGTGAAGAAGGAGTTCGCCGGACGCATATACAGCACCACGACAATCTTCTATTATCTCTCCACCAAGTTCATTGTAAAATCCGGGACAGGAGACGGATGTATTCCTATTTTCCGTGCCGCTGAAATGATGTATAACGAGGCGGAGGCACAGTACCGTTTAGGTAACGAACAGGCCGTACGCGCACTTCTTGAGCAGACCGTCAAGCCTTATAATGCGGATTATACCTGCACAAAAAGTGGTGACAGTCTTTGGGAGGAGCTTAAAGCATACCGTAAATTTGATCTCTGCAACGAAGGCCACAGCTGGTTCGACCTAAAACGCTGGGGAGACCCGATGGTCCGCAAAACCTGGGCAGAAGGCGGAAGCTGGGCCACTTATTTTGCCGAGAAGAACACCACAACCGGAGGAAACTACGGTCCTGCCGATAAAAATGCATGGACTGCGGTTATTCCAACCATGGAAACCAATTACAATTCCCTTGTTTCCAATGTTGAAAAAATCAAGTCTGACGGTACTTGGGATCGGAATTGAGATTTCTATTTAATTTAAATATATAAAGGACGCGGATATTCTTTGCGTCCTTTATACTGTAACAACCATATACTATTCTTCACACAACATTGTTTGATCATGTAATGTTCTTATAGAAAGTCGGTAATTTGCACTCCATTTTTTTGTCGTTTGTGCATTAAATAGCACCTTTGCAGAAAAATGGATAAAATCAGATACCGTCTTGTATATAACCGCCAGAACACACTAAACAGGCAAGGCACGACCCTTGTACAGGTTGAAGCCTATTTAAACCAAAGAAAAATCTACCTGAAGACAAACGTGTACCTCAAACCAGAGTGCTGGAGCCGTGAAGGGGTACAAGTCATTAACCATCCCCAGTCAAATGAGTTGAACGCAATGCTCTATGAATACATCCTGTATCTGCAAGGCATAGAGTTGGGGTATTGGAAACGCGGAATACCTGCCACACTCTCTTTACTGAAAGATGCCGTCAAAAAGAAAAGTGCCGTGAATGTCAGCTTCTCCATTTTCGCCAAATCAGCCATTGACAATTCGGACAAGAAGCAGTCCACCAAGGACAACCTGCACTCGACACTGGCGGTCCTGCATGATTTTTGCTCCGGGCTGGACTTCAAGGATCTTACCTATACATTCTTTCGTAATTTTGAACAATACTTAAGAGAAAAGGGCAATGCGGTCAATACCATATACTTATATTTTATTTAAATTTCATTTCTATTTCACAATACTTTCTTTTAACAGAATGGAGGGTTGTATGCCAAAATACGCCTTAAAACTATGGGAGAAATGTGAGAAACTTTCAAATCCTAAATCCAATAGAAATTCTGACGGCTTGATTTTCTTTTCTTTAATGAGTACATAAGCTTCTTCCAGTCGCTTTGTCAACAACCATTTTCCGAGTGTCGTACCAAACACTTTTAAGAAGTCTCTGCGGAATGTAGATAAGCTACGTCCAGAAGCCTGCGCCAGTTGTTCCAATGGCAGGTTATCCTGATAGTGACACTCCATGAAATCTTTCAAATTAATTCTCTGCAAGCTGTTCATACGAGAAAACCAATTATGTAATCCCGGACGGAGATAGGTCAGGACATTTATGCACTCCTGTATCTTGAGATAAGTCAATGGTTGGTTAGCCCGGAAATTATTATCAACACCGGCTTCAATGC from Phocaeicola dorei encodes the following:
- a CDS encoding SusC/RagA family TonB-linked outer membrane protein; translation: MKKHLLFLLACLFLMTGTVMAKIVKGRVIDSSDKEPIVGASIFVKSTKQGTITDIEGHFSLEIPDNVKTITVSFVGMTTREVAITPGEMTIELTAESQALDEVVVVAYGTQKKSSITGAITQVRNEELLKRPVTSVTSALEGSTPGITVTGNYGSPGSDPTVLIRGIGTVNGSTSPLYVIDGVPYGGNISDLNMEDIETMSILKDAASAALYGNRASNGVILITTKKSKSERIQFNFKTNQGWYERALPEYERTNPFQFMEVEYQNAANAFVHGGGDRTDKQAILNAVNSTLIPDRLYVNIFNKPDDQLFTLDGKMAADASIIDGYAGDLDWFDQATRKGYRSEYQFSGSGATSKSDYYFSLSYLDENGYMKDSGFDRLTGRMAVNIKPVKWLRAGMSINASHQKFQNTSNGVGDGSSSYSNPFYFCRYMAPIYPVHSHYTETGTVYDNAGTPIQVNKGDYVLDGAGNPQWDGGSYIIYDQNGNPQEVITRNQNRDRHVIWESELNDSRTIRNTLNGIGYLDLVLPYGFTATLKANVNTRNSDYYKYENAVIGDARGTVSEDGSISGRNGALAKTLYTYKNWTLQEQLRWNMTYNDRHNIEVLLGHENYSYRYDYTYTSKTNEAFPNRYALSNFSEMASISGYKTRYRTESYLARVQYGYDNRYNIEASFRRDGSSRFAKESRWGNFGSLGANWVFSNEEFMKKYRWLNQGKLRASWGQVGNDSGSGYYAYYGLYGSWTQNSKPAYVVSQNPARDLHWETGESWGAAVEGRLFNRLNLSVEYFDKRNKDLIFSVYAPSSAGGTSTGSSTSTTDRNIGTISNRGWEISADFDIVKSKDWTVSVSANLTTTKNKIVKLPEQNKKKTVYPIDPSGKLGQREDLPVGITSGSYLISEGKSRYDYYTYHWAGVDEMDGQSLYEANLNDYYIVLPDGSQLGGKQKLNDEGELMWDANGNPVQGATELAPENYRLINGKYYVLKTTYAQKKWAGSALPTTYGSFSANIRWKNINISAMFTYSLGGKIYDSPYSSLMTPGQSAGNYHVDLYNNAWRINDRSNAMITTYKNAYDDAYNAAIAAGQTTSEANYAGYYAANKAVDGNGRINPNTNPEINNLTSTDNNAGSDRWLVSRNYLCFKNLNISYTLPKRWTAKVNLSTVRFLFSAENIHLWSARKGMNPMMGIGGGQSNYLVPARVFTFGINATI
- a CDS encoding RagB/SusD family nutrient uptake outer membrane protein, coding for MKKIYNIVSMAILLFCTAACSDSYLELSPESSVSDEVIFENADAAQYAVNGLGRIMSTQYLGTQGYNGEGTVYAYQGEYPGDVIQKGSYTGWQNLAKGNYFTSSTNSNIHVTWYYYYKLIRNANQILDNCKTGLANVAEQRKWDYIKAQALVYRAYSYTMLSQLYSRRWTDADGLQRGLVLRTTVNNDEMPCSTMAETFELIYHDLDEAISLFTSCGYDRPVDVDKRWMANLDVAHAVYSRAALIRNDWQTVITHSQEARRNYSIMTPDEYKAGFNTANQEWIWEVFEDDTQPVHYYSFYNYMSASCLGSASRTYPPCISKQIVDPIDPADKRLAIYAIPTPEEVGDVSKVSGSGKVTKGDFYNRVKKEFAGRIYSTTTIFYYLSTKFIVKSGTGDGCIPIFRAAEMMYNEAEAQYRLGNEQAVRALLEQTVKPYNADYTCTKSGDSLWEELKAYRKFDLCNEGHSWFDLKRWGDPMVRKTWAEGGSWATYFAEKNTTTGGNYGPADKNAWTAVIPTMETNYNSLVSNVEKIKSDGTWDRN
- a CDS encoding helix-turn-helix transcriptional regulator, encoding MKNKMIPDYPIMYKMNFTNGRLMKFQFDDFLFLYVYSGEGTMCVSGINHPLSKGCGWILARNEHISFHTKSFMQVVHIHISEEAVTEYLLRATSPAMTDAENEVENEDINVMTVTNHVLLQGLISGIEAGVDNNFRANQPLTYLKIQECINVLTYLRPGLHNWFSRMNSLQRINLKDFMECHYQDNLPLEQLAQASGRSLSTFRRDFLKVFGTTLGKWLLTKRLEEAYVLIKEKKIKPSEFLLDLGFESFSHFSHSFKAYFGIQPSILLKESIVK